The DNA window GCTGCGCCTCCGCCAATTCTTCCCAAGCTTCGGGGTTCTGAGACCGGATGAGCCTGATTCCTGCTTCCACAATGGACGGCTCTCCAACAGACTTGCGAGCCATCCGTTCGGGTAGCTGCCAGCTTTCTGGCATGGCGCGGGCGATGGTGCCGGGGAGAATCGACCAAAGCAGGATGCCGACCAAGAATCCCATGCCTGCAAAGCGCCAGGTCTGACGCTTCTGCTCGTCCTCGGCGCGGACTCTTCCGACAATTGCGGCGAGCCGGCCGGTTGCATTGTCCAGATCTTTGCGGCCCTGTCGGAACAGGTCGCTGCTGTCGCACAGCATGTCGAGCGAGGCGCGCTTGATCTGAACCGCAATGTCTTCCGGCGTCAGCTCGATGGCAGGCTTGTTGCCGATTGCGGTTAACGTCTTGGAGACCTGTGCCAGCTGATCGGCCATCTGGCCGAGCGTTGCCGTGTAGTCCGGGATTACGATGTCGGCGCGCTCCCTGGCCATGTTCTGGACCGTATGCCGCACCATGGCCATTTCGCCTTCAAGACGGGCGAAGGCTTCTGTTGCCGGATCGGATTCTTCCGCCGTATCAATTTCCGGTTCTGCCTCCGGGGCGGGAGGTTCCTCCACTTCAAGGTCCAACTGTACTTCTTCGATTTGATCGTCTTCCATCATTCAGCTCCTAAATGCCCATGTCGAAAGCGCGGGTGCGTTCACGGGCGAGGGTTGCGGTGAGTTCTTTGGCGATGCTGCGTTCCGGCTTCGGATCGATGCCAAGTTCGCGGGTCTTGCCGCGCAGCAGGCCTTCGACTTGCGGGTCGCGTTCAAGCGACTTCGCCAGCTCGTTCTGCTTTGCCGATACGCGGACAGCACCGGCGCGGTCGCCCTGCTGTTCAAGCTGCTTGCGCGCCGTGCTGAGTCCCTGCCAATCACTGACAAAGCGCTCGGATCGCAGCGCAGGATCGGTGCGCACTGCGGCCTCTTGGTTCATGGCGCGCATGGCCTCCTGGCTACGCCCGCCAGCGGCCTCTGGGATCAGCTCAGGCCGCCGCTCCAGCGCCTTGGCGAGATCGGTGGCCGCATGGGGCCGAATCGCGTCGAGCGCTTTTCCTGCCTTCTCCAGCGCGTCCTTCTGGTGCGGGAGAACGGGCAAGCCCTGGGCTTGCATCGTTCCGATATCGCCAAGCGCGCGGGCATAGCGTTCGACCGCGCGACGCTGGTCGTTCTGCGTGTTCGACTTTGCCGGAAGCGGTTCGAGCTGACGGGCCTGCGGTCGGAAGTTTCCGAAGATGGATTTGGCCTTCTCCGGCACTTGCCGAACCATCGCCATTACCCGCTCGCGGAAGCTGATTCCGCGCAGTTCGGCGAAA is part of the Sphingopyxis alaskensis RB2256 genome and encodes:
- a CDS encoding DUF6118 family protein, giving the protein MMEDDQIEEVQLDLEVEEPPAPEAEPEIDTAEESDPATEAFARLEGEMAMVRHTVQNMARERADIVIPDYTATLGQMADQLAQVSKTLTAIGNKPAIELTPEDIAVQIKRASLDMLCDSSDLFRQGRKDLDNATGRLAAIVGRVRAEDEQKRQTWRFAGMGFLVGILLWSILPGTIARAMPESWQLPERMARKSVGEPSIVEAGIRLIRSQNPEAWEELAEAQRVLSANREKLSRCTEKARKEERPVSCSIRIAQ